The proteins below come from a single Plutella xylostella chromosome 2, ilPluXylo3.1, whole genome shotgun sequence genomic window:
- the LOC125488739 gene encoding chorion class A protein L11-like: MSKFTVLFLFAQALLIQSIYSQYVPVNSCGGLPYGGLGGVYSGLNAGGIIGNGYGAYGASSYGGYGGSGVGEIAALGQLGVGGQTYINGNLPTSGAVSFSAELPAAGLVTIVGNNPGICSCACPGLNYYY, from the coding sequence ATGTCAAAGTTCACTGTCTTGTTCCTGTTTGCTCAGGCTCTGCTCATCCAGAGCATCTACAGCCAGTACGTGCCCGTCAACAGCTGCGGTGGACTGCCATACGGTGGACTTGGCGGAGTCTACAGTGGACTCAACGCTGGTGGTATCATTGGGAACGGCTACGGCGCATACGGAGCCTCAAGCTACGGCGGATACGGAGGCTCGGGCGTCGGTGAGATCGCCGCTCTGGGCCAACTGGGAGTCGGAGGACAGACCTACATCAACGGAAACCTGCCGACCAGTGGTGCTGTCTCCTTCAGCGCTGAGCTCCCTGCCGCTGGCCTCGTCACCATCGTGGGCAACAACCCCGGCATCTGCAGCTGCGCCTGCCCCGGACTCAACTACTACTACTAA
- the LOC105393590 gene encoding uncharacterized protein LOC105393590 isoform X3 — MASMALFSVLASALLIQVAYGSCGCGVNNYAPLVSAGCGNNLALSNGLLGSNLIGLNNGYGSSVLSSGLAYPESILSIASGSYTTPNGISVVAENLELGGTVAVSGAMPFVGAVSMGGVAPTSGQAQVAYSSVPGVALTGAGCGQGISGVGCNIGYNGLIGNGIGNNYLSNGLIGNNYLGNNLVGNRLLGNNIGCGCGCQ, encoded by the exons ATGGCGTCCATGGCTCTTTTCTCAGTCCTTGCCTCGGCCTTGCTGATTCAG GTTGCCTACGGCTCGTGCGGGTGCGGCGTCAACAACTACGCCCCGCTGGTGTCAGCAGGCTGCGGCAACAACCTCGCCTTGTCCAACGGCCTCCTGGGATCCAACCTCATCGGCCTGAACAATGGATACGGCTCCTCAGTTCTGTCCAGCGGCCTCGCATACCCTGAGAGCATTCTGAGCATCGCCAGTGGCTCCTACACCACCCCGAACGGCATCTCAGTTGTGGCTGAGAATCTGGAGCTCGGTGGAACGGTGGCAGTGTCTGGGGCTATGCCCTTCGTCGGAGCAGTCTCTATGGGCGGCGTGGCTCCCACCTCTGGTCAAGCGCAAGTCGCCTACAGCTCTGTGCCTGGTGTGGCTCTCACTGGCGCTGGCTGCGGTCAGGGTATCTCTGGTGTTGGCTGCAACATTGGCTACAACGGACTGATCGGAAACGGCATTGGTAACAACTACCTGAGCAACGGTCTGATTGGAAACAACTACCTGGGTAACAACCTGGTTGGTAACAGACTGCTCGGTAACAACATCGGCTGTGGATGTGGATGTCAGTAA
- the LOC105393591 gene encoding chorion class A protein L11-like, protein MAKFAFLFLCAQALLIQSIYGQCVQQPINSCGGLSYGGLSGLNGLSGVSCGGLNGLGGIYNGIGLGGLNNGIINNGAYGASSYGGYGGSGVGEIAALGQLGVGGQTYINGNLPTSGAVSFSAELPAAGLVTIVGNNPGICSCACPGLGYY, encoded by the exons atggCCAAATTCGCTTTCTTGTTTCTGTGCGCCCAGGCTCTCCTTATCCAG AGCATCTACGGTCAGTGTGTGCAGCAGCCAATCAACAGCTGCGGTGGACTGTCATACGGTGGACTCAGCGGACTTAACGGACTTAGCGGAGTGTCCTGCGGTGGACTCAACGGACTCGGCGGAATCTACAATGGAATCGGCCTTGGTGGTCTGAACAATGGTATCATAAACAACGGCGCATACGGAGCCTCAAGCTACGGCGGATACGGAGGCTCGGGCGTCGGTGAGATCGCCGCTCTTGGCCAACTGGGAGTCGGAGGACAGACCTACATCAACGGAAACCTGCCGACCAGTGGTGCTGTCTCCTTCAGCGCTGAGCTCCCTGCCGCTGGCCTCGTCACCATCGTGGGCAACAACCCCGGCATCTGCAGCTGCGCCTGCCCCGGACTTGGTTACTACTAA